A region from the Triticum urartu cultivar G1812 chromosome 1, Tu2.1, whole genome shotgun sequence genome encodes:
- the LOC125513254 gene encoding uncharacterized protein LOC125513254 isoform X2: MDGCLPYDAHTAASAFHLNPSGFFSATLGSSCCFLTEDYSPHTLQYEEYFPGTLQSEGICKFKCFMAKHVGSLPFLLRHSEEFPGVTSLLQISHIQVCKDYLAHAHRCFRRTAHHGVEAS, encoded by the exons ATGGATGGATGTCTGCCATACGACGCTCATACTGCTGCCAGTG CCTTCCATTTAAATCCTTCGGGTTTCTTCTCGGCTACCTTGGGATCGAGCTGCTGTTTTCTTACTGAAGATTACTCCCCACACACTCTCCAATATGAAG AGTACTTCCCAGGCACGCTCCAATCTGAAGGTATATGCAAATTCAAATGTTTTATGGCGAAGCATGTTGGCTCGCTTCCTTTTTTATTGAG GCACAGTGAAGAGTTTCCtggtgtcacaagcttactccAAATATCACATATACAAGTGTGTAAAGACTATCTAG CACATGCTCATCGGTGCTTCCGTCGGACTGCGCATCATGGGGTCGAAGCCTCCTGA
- the LOC125534049 gene encoding putative glycine-rich cell wall structural protein 1 codes for MASKVSASCGLFLALNLLLFAVTSACPSCGDSGNNGGHGSSGGGRGGGGGGGSGGGGHGGGGGGGHGGGGGGYGGGSGGGSSGGGIIGGGPGGGIIGGGPGGAIIGGGSGGGGSGGGGGGGGGYGGGGGGGTSGWYGKCPTDALKLHVCANVLDLIKAKVGVPPLNDRCCPLLNGLVDLDAAICLCTAIKADVLGIHINLPIHLSLILNFCGKGVPTGFMCPN; via the coding sequence ATGGCGTCCAAGGTATCGGCTTCATGTGGCCTCTTCCTTGCCCTTAACCTCCTCTTGTTTGCAGTGACCAGTGCCTGCCCAAGCTGCGGCGACTCGGGCAACAATGGTGGCCACGGGAGCAGCGGCGGCGGgagaggtggtggcggtggaggTGGCAGCGGCGGAGGAGGGCATGGAGGCGGGGGCGGCGGAGgccatggaggcggcggcggcggatatGGAGGCGGAAGCGGTGGAGGAAGTAGCGGTGGTGGGATCATTGGCGGCGGTCCAGGTGGTGGCATCATCGGCGGGGGCCCTGGTGGCGCGATCATCGGCGGCGGGAGCGGTGGTGGTGgaagtggcggcggcggtggtggcggtggcgggtatggaggaggaggcggcggcgggacgAGCGGGTGGTACGGCAAGTGCCCGACGGACGCGCTGAAGCTGCACGTGTGCGCCAATGTGCTGGATCTGATCAAGGCGAAGGTGGGCGTGCCTCCGTTGAACGACCGGTGCTGCCCGCTGCTCAACGGGCTCGTCGACCTGGACGCCGCCATCTGCCTCTGCACCGCCATCAAGGCCGACGTGCTAGGCATCCACATCAACCTTCCCATCCACCTCAGCCTCATCCTCAACTTCTGCGGCAAGGGCGTCCCGACCGGCTTCATGTGCCCTAACTAA
- the LOC125513254 gene encoding uncharacterized protein LOC125513254 isoform X1, which produces MDVCHTTLILLPVVSNSLLSPSHSLSFHLNPSGFFSATLGSSCCFLTEDYSPHTLQYEEYFPGTLQSEGICKFKCFMAKHVGSLPFLLRHSEEFPGVTSLLQISHIQVCKDYLAHAHRCFRRTAHHGVEAS; this is translated from the exons ATGGATGTCTGCCATACGACGCTCATACTGCTGCCAGTGGTCAGCAACTCTCTCCTCTCTCCTAGCCATTCCCTAT CCTTCCATTTAAATCCTTCGGGTTTCTTCTCGGCTACCTTGGGATCGAGCTGCTGTTTTCTTACTGAAGATTACTCCCCACACACTCTCCAATATGAAG AGTACTTCCCAGGCACGCTCCAATCTGAAGGTATATGCAAATTCAAATGTTTTATGGCGAAGCATGTTGGCTCGCTTCCTTTTTTATTGAG GCACAGTGAAGAGTTTCCtggtgtcacaagcttactccAAATATCACATATACAAGTGTGTAAAGACTATCTAG CACATGCTCATCGGTGCTTCCGTCGGACTGCGCATCATGGGGTCGAAGCCTCCTGA